A genomic window from Chlorobium phaeobacteroides DSM 266 includes:
- a CDS encoding FAD-dependent oxidoreductase: MSTHNKTALILGGGLAGLTAAKRLTDRGFQVRVLEKREIFGGKVSSWKDEEGDWIESGTHCFFGAYSVLYDLMKEIDTYHAVLWKEHKLTYTLAEGDRFTFNTWDLPSPLHLLPAILKNGYFSFGEMASFSKSLIPLALQQQQYPPSQDHLTFAEWAEEKKFGHRLMQKMFRPMALALKFIPPEEISAKIILDVTETFYRLPNASRMGFLKGSPQEYLHQPLLDYATAKGAVFKNKTAIEELLYDGGEIRGVHLRNGEILTADYYLSALPINDLNKVLPEELKKHDRFFSVLGNLEGVPVISVQIWYDKEITPVDNVLFSPDGIIPVYANLAKTTPEYQTLRGEPFSGKTRFEFCVAPARNLMGLTKEEIIHQVDLSVRNCYPKSSAGARILKATVVKIPHSVYAPLPNMEQYRPTQRTPVRNLFLAGGFTRQLYYDSMGGAVMSANLAVEGILKASGVMD, from the coding sequence ATGAGTACACATAACAAAACAGCTCTGATTCTCGGGGGCGGACTTGCAGGTCTTACTGCAGCAAAGCGTTTGACTGACAGGGGTTTTCAGGTCAGGGTTCTTGAGAAAAGGGAGATTTTCGGTGGAAAGGTGTCGTCATGGAAAGATGAAGAGGGCGACTGGATTGAGTCGGGAACTCACTGTTTTTTCGGCGCCTATTCGGTTCTCTATGATCTCATGAAGGAGATCGATACCTATCACGCAGTGCTCTGGAAAGAGCACAAGCTAACCTATACTCTGGCTGAAGGAGATCGGTTTACGTTTAATACGTGGGATCTTCCAAGTCCGCTTCACCTTCTTCCGGCCATTTTGAAAAATGGCTATTTTTCTTTTGGCGAGATGGCTTCTTTTTCGAAATCGCTGATTCCGCTGGCCCTGCAGCAGCAGCAATATCCTCCTTCTCAGGATCATCTTACCTTTGCAGAATGGGCTGAAGAGAAAAAGTTCGGGCATCGTCTGATGCAGAAAATGTTCAGACCGATGGCGCTTGCGCTGAAATTTATTCCCCCGGAGGAGATCTCGGCCAAAATCATTCTCGATGTTACCGAAACCTTTTACCGCCTTCCGAACGCATCTCGGATGGGCTTTCTCAAAGGTTCGCCCCAGGAATATCTTCATCAACCCCTTCTTGATTATGCAACTGCAAAAGGGGCCGTCTTCAAAAACAAGACGGCAATAGAAGAGCTTTTGTATGACGGCGGTGAAATCAGGGGCGTTCATCTTCGTAATGGCGAGATACTTACGGCTGATTACTACCTGTCGGCACTGCCGATCAATGATCTGAACAAGGTATTGCCCGAGGAGCTTAAAAAGCATGATCGATTTTTCTCGGTGCTTGGCAATCTTGAAGGCGTTCCTGTTATTTCTGTACAGATATGGTATGACAAAGAGATTACGCCCGTTGATAATGTGCTTTTCAGCCCTGATGGCATTATTCCGGTCTATGCCAATCTGGCAAAAACGACGCCTGAGTACCAGACACTCAGGGGTGAGCCGTTCAGCGGAAAAACACGTTTTGAGTTCTGTGTCGCGCCGGCACGAAATCTTATGGGCCTGACGAAAGAGGAGATTATTCACCAGGTCGATCTCAGCGTCAGAAACTGTTATCCGAAATCGTCGGCTGGTGCAAGGATATTGAAAGCAACCGTCGTGAAGATTCCGCACTCCGTCTATGCGCCGTTGCCCAATATGGAGCAGTATCGGCCAACGCAAAGAACGCCTGTGCGCAACCTGTTTCTGGCTGGCGGGTTTACCCGGCAGCTTTATTATGATTCAATGGGTGGTGCGGTCATGAGCGCAAATCTTGCCGTAGAGGGTATTCTGAAAGCATCGGGAGTTATGGATTAA
- a CDS encoding YbaB/EbfC family nucleoid-associated protein: protein MGMPNLGDMMKQIQQAGEKMQDVQKQLEKIVAYGEAGGGMVKVSVNGKQKLLTLQIDPDIMDDAEMVQDLVIAAVNSALDEAAKVAQEELVKVTGGMMNPADILKNLNLGK from the coding sequence ATGGGAATGCCGAATTTAGGCGATATGATGAAACAGATCCAGCAGGCAGGCGAGAAGATGCAGGATGTGCAGAAACAGCTTGAAAAAATTGTTGCTTATGGCGAGGCTGGTGGCGGCATGGTGAAAGTAAGCGTGAACGGCAAACAAAAGCTGCTCACGCTTCAGATCGATCCGGATATCATGGATGATGCGGAAATGGTACAGGATCTTGTTATAGCGGCAGTGAACAGCGCGCTTGACGAAGCTGCAAAAGTCGCGCAGGAGGAGCTGGTAAAAGTCACCGGAGGTATGATGAATCCGGCAGATATTCTGAAAAATCTGAATCTCGGAAAATAA
- the recR gene encoding recombination mediator RecR encodes MRYTSGAIETLIDEFARLPGIGRKTAQRLCMHMLNEPRTAAEKLAKALLDVKDRVIRCSECQNVTDRDSDPCVLCRSSGRDRTVICVVESPVDLLAFEKTGHYKGLYHVLHGVISPLDGIGPDDIKVRELLARVSRPEESLQVREVVLALNPTVEGETTSLYISRLLKPLGIAVSKIARGIPVGAELEFIDEATLSRAMEGRSAM; translated from the coding sequence ATGCGTTATACCTCGGGTGCAATTGAAACCCTGATTGACGAATTTGCCAGACTGCCGGGCATTGGACGCAAGACCGCCCAGCGTCTCTGCATGCATATGCTCAATGAACCGAGAACCGCGGCCGAAAAACTTGCAAAAGCCCTTCTTGATGTCAAGGACAGGGTTATTCGGTGCAGCGAGTGCCAGAACGTAACCGACAGGGATAGTGATCCCTGTGTTCTCTGCCGAAGCAGCGGTCGGGACAGAACGGTTATTTGCGTTGTTGAGTCACCTGTAGATCTTCTTGCTTTTGAAAAAACAGGCCATTACAAGGGTCTGTACCACGTTCTGCACGGGGTAATTTCTCCTCTTGACGGAATCGGGCCGGATGATATCAAGGTTCGTGAACTGCTTGCAAGGGTGTCCCGACCTGAAGAGAGCCTTCAGGTAAGGGAGGTTGTGCTTGCTCTCAATCCGACCGTTGAAGGAGAAACGACATCACTGTATATCAGCAGACTTCTCAAGCCGCTCGGCATCGCTGTTTCAAAAATAGCGAGGGGTATTCCTGTTGGAGCCGAGCTTGAGTTTATTGACGAGGCAACGCTTTCCCGCGCGATGGAAGGCCGGTCGGCCATGTAG